CAGTACGGCTTCGCCTGGCCCGAGCGGATGAGCTGTGACCGGCTGCCGGCGCTGGGGGACCCGGACACGCTGTGCATGGATTACACCCGCAGCGAGCCCCCCCCGCCGCCCGCCGCGCCGCCCGCCCTGGCCAAGCCCACCCGCGCCTCCAGGGGGCCCCAGCGGAGCCTGAGCCCGGACTGCGGCCGGGTGTGCCGCTGCACCGAGCCCTTCGTGCCCATCGCCCGCGAGTCCCACCCGCTCTACAGCAAGATCCGGACCGGCCAGGTGCCCAACTGCGCCGTGCCCTGCTTCCAGCCCTACTTCACCCAGGACGAGAAGACCTTCGCCAGCTTCTGGATCGGGCTCTGGTCCATCCTCTGCTTCCTCTCCACCTCCACCACTGTGGCCACCTTCCTGATCGACATGGAGCGGTTCCGCTACCCGGAGCGGCCCATCATCTTCCTCTCCGCCTGCTACCTCTTCGTCTCCCTGGGCTACATCGTGCGGCTGGTGGCGGGCCACGCCAGCGTGGCTTGCAACCCGGAGTACCGCCACGTGCACTACGAGACCACGGGCCCCGCGCTCTGCACCATGGTCTTCCTCCTGCTCTACTTCTTCGGCATGGCCAGCTCCATCTGGTGGgtgatcctgtccctcacctggTTCCTGGCCGCCGGCCTGAAGTGGGGCAACGAGGCCATCGCCGGCTACTCGCAGTACTTCCACCTGGCCGCCTGGCTCATCCCCAGCGTCAAGTCCATCGCCGTGCTGGCCCTGAGCTCGGTGGACGGGGACCCGGTGGCCGGGGTGTGCTACGTGGGCAACCAGAACCTGGACAACCTGCGGGGCTTCGTGCTGGCCCCCCTGGTGGTCTATCTCTTCACCGGGACCCTCTTCCTGCTGGCGGGCTTCGTGTCCCTCTTCCGCATCCGCAGCGTCATCAAGCAGGGGGGCACCAAGACTGACAAGCTGGAGAAGCTGATGATCCGCATCGGCATCTTCACCGTCCTCTACACGGTGCCGGCCACCCTGGTGGTGGCGTGTTACGTGTACGAGCAGCACTACCGGGAGAGCTGGGAGAGGGCGCAGAACTGCTCCTGCCCCGGCGACCCCAGCAAGCCCAAGCCGGACTACGCCGTCTTCATGCTGAAGTACTTCATGTGCCTGGTGGTGGGCATCACCTCGGGCGTGTGGATCTGGTCCGGGAAGACGCTGGACTCCTGGAGGCAGTTCACGGGCAAGTGGTGCCGGGGGAGGAAGCCCTCCATGTATGGGGAAGCCAGCTCCGCTTTgacagccagggctgggggcgCGGCTGCCGCTTCCTACCACAAGCAAGTCCCGCTTTCTCAGGTGTGAGGAGCACCGGGACCGCGCCAGACTCCCCCGGGGCCGTGGAAGCTCCGCTCCGGGGGCCGGgagctgctgcctcccccagcacTTCGTAAGGGGAAGGGGATCCGGCTGGGAAGTGCCAGGGTCCCTCGAAGCGGGTGCGGGGAGAGCGGACTGCTCAGGCcggccccgctcagagccgctcGCAGGTAACTCCAGCCTCTTGCTCGCTCCCCTCTTGCGGGTACCAGCAGGGACGGTTCCCTAAGGCTGCCTGGTAGATTTCACTCCGAGTTGGCCAGGGGCGGATGTAACAGACGAGGGAGCCCGTTGAACGGAGACTTTCAGAAGATCGACGCAGTGGAAGATCAACTTCCAGTCTAGCTTTACTCAGAAACCCTGGGTGGCGGGGATGGAGAATAAAGACGGGGCTTTCATGCCCCTTTTACCGATACTGCTACCTTCTTCCGCTGGGTGCACGGGAGGGGCAGTCATCTAAGCATGAGCAGGGTGACAAgctagaaagtgtgaaaaatcagggcagggggtggggtggtaaTAGGCGCCCCTATAAGGAAAAAGCCCCggatatcaggactgtccctataaaatcgggacatttggtcaccctaagcttGACAGGTCTTGGACTAATCCGCTGTCATCTCCTAGAGCAGAGCCAGACCCCAGGACTGGGGGTGAGAGGAGAGGGACTGTCAGCGTCTGGCAAGCGGGGATGGGAGCGAGCTAAGGGGTTTAAATAAGGACTAAGCCCTAGACTTTGGACCTCATTCCTGTGGTCAGCGGCCTCCTGCTCTCAGGCCAGACCCCGCTCTTTGCTGATCCAGGCAGGGACACCCCAGTTACACCGCGGGGCTTTAATCAACTGCGTGCGAAGGCAAACCCCCCTCGCTGAGTGCTCGGCCACCCGGCTCCCTGCCCATGCAACAGACAAGCCCCCTCCCCGGTGCAAGGCTGGGGCCATCGCAGTCCCCGGGAATCCGCCCCCTCTTCAGTTCCTCCGGCCGCGGGGGAGTTAAACCTCAGTGAGCTCTTGCAAAGCAGAGATTCGTAGTTTACAAGGGGCCTTTAAAAGTCCGTCTGTTCAAACCGGAGTCAATCCCCCGGCCCCAGGTTagtgaagggggcggggggagaaacaAGCGCAGGATACAGTTACAAAAAACAAGTgtcctggggagtggggggcgcTTCTCCTTCTCCCTGAAAGGGCCGGGGAGGGGAACGGCCTCTGGCTGCTAGCGGTCGTTTATTGGCGCTGCGCACTTAGCGCCTGCCCGTGTGTGCAACCTGCGAGTGTTGCCACCGTCTGGGGCAGCGCAAAGGTCTGCGCCCGCCTCACCCTGCCAGGGCGGAGTTTACTGCCGCCTCTTTTCCCGCTTTCCCTCCGGGTTCCTGCAGTGGGCGAGGGCCCGGTtagcagcgatccgcagccagcTCGTAGCAGGAAGCATCGCCCTCCCCCCGCCGGGCAGGCAGAGCTAAAGCCGGGCTCTGCCCTTtctgcagggggagctggggaaggggcaggcaaaGGTGCCTAGCGGCTGCCCAGCATCATTTCCCCGTGGCCACCGCCTGCTGCAGTAGCGCGGGCCTGGTTTTCACCCCCCGGGGAACGAGGGCCAGGGCGTTTCTTTTGACACCGGATTGGCCATTTCCTCCTCCGCTCTGTTCCAGACGGGGAGCCACCCGCCCTGGCTTCCGAATTCAGCCGGAGGGCAGGGCCGGGCAGCTGCTGAAAACCGGCTGGATGGTGGCGGATTAAAACTCTAAAGTCTAGAGCCAAAGCCGCGGCCTCCTGCCTTGCTCCAGCGCCCGGGCCCCGTCAGCGATGCAGCGGGAAGGCAACTTTGCACCCCCAGCGTCAACCAGGCTGCCGGGTCCTAAGGGGCTGCTCTTGCATTGGACACACTACGGGGGCCCAAGCCCCGCCCCTTTTCCTTCAGCGGGAGCACGTGTAGCTTTGCCTCAGCTCATGTCAATTTCACGGGCTGCCCCTACACTCTGCTGAGACAGGCTCGCTGAGCCCTCAGGAAGCAATAGGCCCCTTTGCCTGTGTTTTTAGCCCTGTAAGGGAGAATTGACCCCAGGGAGAGCTGGCAGCAGTAGCACACTGCTCCCTACTCATGACTGGTGCACAGGAGTGCAACCGCCTCAACACTGACACAAATAGAGCAGTTTGCTCCCCATTAAGCCAGCCAGGGTTCAGCAGTGCAGAGCAGGCCCTTCACGGGGCTGAAGGAAGGCACTATTGCCAAACTGGGCAGGCAGCTTTAACCAGAATCAGGAGCTGGGTGTGAGGAGCAGGAATTACCAACT
The window above is part of the Chelonoidis abingdonii isolate Lonesome George chromosome 10, CheloAbing_2.0, whole genome shotgun sequence genome. Proteins encoded here:
- the FZD5 gene encoding frizzled-5, producing MRQYGFAWPERMSCDRLPALGDPDTLCMDYTRSEPPPPPAAPPALAKPTRASRGPQRSLSPDCGRVCRCTEPFVPIARESHPLYSKIRTGQVPNCAVPCFQPYFTQDEKTFASFWIGLWSILCFLSTSTTVATFLIDMERFRYPERPIIFLSACYLFVSLGYIVRLVAGHASVACNPEYRHVHYETTGPALCTMVFLLLYFFGMASSIWWVILSLTWFLAAGLKWGNEAIAGYSQYFHLAAWLIPSVKSIAVLALSSVDGDPVAGVCYVGNQNLDNLRGFVLAPLVVYLFTGTLFLLAGFVSLFRIRSVIKQGGTKTDKLEKLMIRIGIFTVLYTVPATLVVACYVYEQHYRESWERAQNCSCPGDPSKPKPDYAVFMLKYFMCLVVGITSGVWIWSGKTLDSWRQFTGKWCRGRKPSMYGEASSALTARAGGAAAASYHKQVPLSQV